From the Solanum lycopersicum chromosome 10, SLM_r2.1 genome, one window contains:
- the LOC101252826 gene encoding uncharacterized protein isoform X3 yields MSLLEHAAEPPRKDSGELLLSKLFLDACSSVYAVFPAGQENQGQPFMSKHFNVIDPLRVNNNLGRSVSKGNFYRIRSAFGFGAKRLARLLDCPEENVIHEVNQFFMNTWDRHGSGQRPDAPGAELCPRLASLDDLPDSEYLRVNSGEKKVNEKSSGHGVEVEGTGSRIVSSQHGNHLAGSFSRMNDSAESSYTESQKSYGNLSTSRGSDQTKKEVTSTQVVRSDKSHRNLRSDQTVNETQGKFVFARTRSSPELTDTYGEVTSQGKHGNTPETAKMQPTPLRQDGRNWRKNQGSENLASQSGRSLNNDASSIRHFPSHQSLDAVADSNSRSNSFNQDAGLDAPNEEFSFTGGTQGMHQDEQDLVNLMASTSLHSFNGQVHLPFNWASAQLPFPISPSVLASMGYNQRNFPGLVSANFPVIDPASSNMQFPHGMIAPHLNHYIPGLGLSPSSEDTIDRNSENFSSMDMNSGEVIKDIWHEPDAGSTVEFDPENGNYEAPQCDHKPHAIQSGFDFVPSSWVSSSSTRAQQKHTKEKRGPIKEEHSDDIQFQDNRMRDVYAEERWASSRFSTTAHSSSVRSKTSSESSWDGSSSKSTKSTRGRRGNKTGAAEPTTGYGKGKMMSDHISNHAEEDDQDWNSVSTLGTEMAEGSQVPQSVISMHIARHHLPEYEGAQPSGSDSIMPIAPMLIGPGSRQRMTDNSGVFAFYPTGPPVPFLTMLPVYPDASTSHFGREECFDNRDLGHNLDLSEGLDHTENLNTSHAIRGATSIEASGGHRSDILNSDFASHWQNLQYGRFCQNPRHPGPLVYPSPVMVPPAYLQGRFPWDGPGRPSSANMNLFTQLMNYGPRVLPISPLQSVANRPPNMFQQYVDDIPRYRSGTGTYLPNPKASVRDRHAPGTRRGSYNHDRNDNYGEGNWNANSKSRAGGRNYNRSQSEKVNSRLDRPVSSESRTDRSWSSSHRHDSFPSYQSQNGPLHANSSPSVPPNMVYGMYPLSSMNPSAASSNGPGGPPVVMFYPYDHNSTYNNSHGEQLEFGSMGPVGFSGTNEQAQPGDGSRPKGAIEEQRFHAVSGQRSSPDQPSSPHYQRKKTEKW; encoded by the exons ATGTCACTG TTGGAACATGCAGCGGAACCTCCTCGAAAGGATAGTGGCGAATTGCTCCTCAGCAAATTGTTTCTTGACGCCTGTAGCTCTGTATATGCTGTTTTCCCTGCTGGCCAGGAAAACCAAGGACAACCATTTATGTCTAAGCATTTTAATGTGATTGATCCTTTACGAGTAAACAACAACCTTGGCCGCAGTGTGAGTAAAG GTAACTTCTATAGGATACGGAGTGCATTTGGATTTGGTGCCAAACGACTGGCAAGATTACTGGACTGCCCCGAAGAAAATGTCATTCATGAAGTAAATCAGTTCTTTATGAATACATGGGACAGGCATGGCAGTGGTCAAAGGCCAGATGCACCTGGGGCTGAGTTGTGCCCGAGATTGGCATCACTGGATGACCTACCTGACTCCGAGTACTTGAGGGTCAACTCTGGTGAGAAAAAGGTGAATGAAAAATCTTCTGGTCATGGTGTTGAGGTGGAAGGAACTGGATCGCGGATTGTTTCCTCTCAACATGGTAATCATTTAGCTGGAAGCTTCTCTAGAATGAATGATTCAGCTGAATCCTCTTATACCGAGAGCCAAAAGAGTTATGGAAATTTGAGCACCTCAAGGGGATCTGATCAAACGAAAAAGGAGGTCACTTCCACTCAGGTTGTACGTTCTGATAAAAGTCACAGAAATTTGAGATCTGATCAAACAGTGAACGAGACACAGGGTAAGTTTGTTTTTGCTAGAACACGGTCTAGTCCTGAACTGACGGACACATATGGTGAAGTTACTTCTCAAGGAAAGCATGGCAATACTCCAGAGACTGCAAAAATGCAACCTACTCCATTGAGGCAGGATGGCAGGAACTGGAGGAAGAATCAAGGATCTGAAAATTTAGCAAGTCAGAGTGGTCGATCTCTAAACAATGATGCATCATCTATCAGACATTTTCCATCTCATCAAAGTCTTGATGCCGTCGCTGACTCCAACAGTAGATCAAATAGCTTTAACCAAGATGCAGGTTTAGATGCTCCGAATGAAGAGTTCTCATTCACGGGTGGTACACAGGGGATGCATCAGGATGAGCAAGATCTTGTGAACCTGATGGCATCGACTTCACTCCACAGTTTTAATGGACAAGTTCATTTGCCATTTAATTGGGCTTCAGCTCAACTGCCTTTCCCTATCTCACCTTCTGTTCTGGCTTCAATGGGATATAATCAACGAAATTTTCCGGGATTAGTTTCAGCTAATTTTCCTGTGATTGATCCTGCATCTTCCAATATGCAATTTCCTCATGGTATGATTGCGCCCCACTTAAATCATTACATCCCAGGTCTTGGGTTGAGTCCATCTTCTGAAGATACAATTGACCGGAATAGTGAAAACTTTAGTTCTATGGATATGAACTCAGGTGAGGTGATCAAAGACATCTGGCATGAGCCAGATGCAGGCTCCACCGTCGAATTTGACCCAGAAAATGGAAATTATGAAGCACCTCAATGTGATCATAAGCCACATGCAATCCAGTCAGGTTTTGATTTTGTTCCTTCCTCTTGGGTGAGTAGCTCTAGTACTAGAGCTCAGCAGAAGCATACAAAGGAAAAACGTGGGCCAATCAAGGAAGAACATTCTGATGATATTCAGTTTCAGGATAACAGAATGAGGGATGTTtatgctgaagaaagatgggcAAGTTCAAGGTTCTCAACCACTGCTCACAGTAGTTCTGTGAGAAGCAAAACCTCTTCTGAGAGTTCTTGGGATGGTTCTTCTTCTAAAAGTACAAAGTCAACAAGGGGAAGACGGGGAAATAAAACAGGTGCTGCAGAGCCAACTACTGGTTATGGAAAAGGTAAGATGATGTCTGACCATATTTCTAACCATGCTGAGGAGGATGATCAGGATTGGAACTCCGTGTCAACCCTGGGTACTGAAATGGCTGAGGGAAGCCAAGTACCTCAATCTGTTATTTCCATGCACATTGCAAGGCATCATCTGCCTGAATACGAAGGTGCTCAGCCAAGTGGATCCGACTCAATAATGCCCATTGCACCAATGCTCATAGGGCCTGGTTCTCGGCAAAGAATGACTGATAATTCTGGGGTTTTTGCATTTTATCCCACCGGACCACCAGTTCCCTTTCTTACAATGCTCCCAGTATATCCTGATGCATCAACCAGCCACTTTGGAAGAGAAGAATGCTTTGATAATCGTGATTTAGGCCACAACCTTGATCTGTCTGAGGGTCTTGATCACACTGAAAATCTGAATACTTCCCATGCTATTAGAGGAGCTACTTCCATAGAAGCATCTGGTGGACACAGGTCTGATATACTTAACAGTGACTTTGCTAGTCATTGGCAAAACTTACAATATGGACGGTTTTGCCAAAATCCAAGGCATCCCGGGCCTCTTGTTTATCCTTCTCCTGTTATGGTACCACCTGCATACTTACAGGGTCGTTTCCCATGGGATGGTCCTGGAAGACCGTCGTCAGCCAACATGAACCTTTTTACTCAGCTGATGAACTATGGTCCTCGTGTATTACCCATTTCACCGCTACAGTCTGTTGCAAATAGACCTCCCAATATGTTTCAACAATATGTGGATGACATACCAAGATATCGTAGCGGGACAGGAACATATTTGCCAAATCCA AAGGCTTCAGTCAGGGATCGACACGCTCCTGGTACAAGAAGGGGGAGTTACAACCATGACAGAAACGATAATTATGGTGAGGGGAACTGGAATGCAAATTCAAAATCCCGTGCTGGTGGTCGCAACTACAACCGCAGCCAATCTGAGAAAGTAAACTCAAGATTGGATCGTCCAGTGTCCAGTGAGAGCCGAACTGACAGGTCATGGAGCTCCTCTCATAGACACGACTCCTTCCCTTCATATCAGTCCCAAAATGGTCCATTGCATGCAAACTCAAGCCCAAGTGTCCCTCCCAATATGGTGTATGGCATGTATCCTCTATCATCAATGAACCCTAGTGCAGCGTCTTCAAATGGACCTGGTGGCCCTCCAGTTGTAATGTTTTATCCATACGACCATAATTCTACTTATAATAATTCACATGGAGAACAGCTTGAGTTTGGGTCTATGGGTCCCGTAGGCTTCTCAGGTACAAATGAACAAGCCCAGCCAGGTGATGGAAGTCGACCAAAGGGAGCAATTGAAGAACAGAGATTTCATGCAGTCTCTGGGCAACGGTCTTCCCCTGATCAACCATCTTCACCTCATTATCAAAG AAAGAAGACTGAGAAGTGGTGA
- the LOC101252826 gene encoding uncharacterized protein isoform X1 has product MGEHEGWAEPSGLLPNGLLPNAEPMIRVLDSERWSRAEERTDELIVCIQPNRPSEERRNAVADYVQRLIMKCFPCQVFTFGSVPLKTYLPDGDIDLTAFSNNQTLKDTWAYQVRDMLEEEEKNENAEFRVKEVQYIQAEVKLIKCLVENIVVDISFNQLGGLCTLCFLEEVDHLINQNHLFKRSIILIKAWCYYESRLLGAHHGLISTYALETLVLYIFHMFNNSFAGPLEVLYRFLEFFSNFDWDNFCVSLWGPVPISSLPDVTAEPPRKDSGELLLSKLFLDACSSVYAVFPAGQENQGQPFMSKHFNVIDPLRVNNNLGRSVSKGNFYRIRSAFGFGAKRLARLLDCPEENVIHEVNQFFMNTWDRHGSGQRPDAPGAELCPRLASLDDLPDSEYLRVNSGEKKVNEKSSGHGVEVEGTGSRIVSSQHGNHLAGSFSRMNDSAESSYTESQKSYGNLSTSRGSDQTKKEVTSTQVVRSDKSHRNLRSDQTVNETQGKFVFARTRSSPELTDTYGEVTSQGKHGNTPETAKMQPTPLRQDGRNWRKNQGSENLASQSGRSLNNDASSIRHFPSHQSLDAVADSNSRSNSFNQDAGLDAPNEEFSFTGGTQGMHQDEQDLVNLMASTSLHSFNGQVHLPFNWASAQLPFPISPSVLASMGYNQRNFPGLVSANFPVIDPASSNMQFPHGMIAPHLNHYIPGLGLSPSSEDTIDRNSENFSSMDMNSGEVIKDIWHEPDAGSTVEFDPENGNYEAPQCDHKPHAIQSGFDFVPSSWVSSSSTRAQQKHTKEKRGPIKEEHSDDIQFQDNRMRDVYAEERWASSRFSTTAHSSSVRSKTSSESSWDGSSSKSTKSTRGRRGNKTGAAEPTTGYGKGKMMSDHISNHAEEDDQDWNSVSTLGTEMAEGSQVPQSVISMHIARHHLPEYEGAQPSGSDSIMPIAPMLIGPGSRQRMTDNSGVFAFYPTGPPVPFLTMLPVYPDASTSHFGREECFDNRDLGHNLDLSEGLDHTENLNTSHAIRGATSIEASGGHRSDILNSDFASHWQNLQYGRFCQNPRHPGPLVYPSPVMVPPAYLQGRFPWDGPGRPSSANMNLFTQLMNYGPRVLPISPLQSVANRPPNMFQQYVDDIPRYRSGTGTYLPNPKASVRDRHAPGTRRGSYNHDRNDNYGEGNWNANSKSRAGGRNYNRSQSEKVNSRLDRPVSSESRTDRSWSSSHRHDSFPSYQSQNGPLHANSSPSVPPNMVYGMYPLSSMNPSAASSNGPGGPPVVMFYPYDHNSTYNNSHGEQLEFGSMGPVGFSGTNEQAQPGDGSRPKGAIEEQRFHAVSGQRSSPDQPSSPHYQRKKTEKW; this is encoded by the exons ATGGGAGAACATGAGGGATGGGCAGAGCCAAGTGGGCTATTGCCGAACGGGCTATTGCCCAATGCAGAACCAATGATCCGAGTCCTTGACTCGGAAAGATGGTCGAGGGCTGAGGAAAGGACTGATGAGTTAATTGTCTGTATTCAGCCTAATCGGCCATCGGAGGAGCGGAGAAATGCTGTTGCTGATTATGTCCAGCGGCTCATTATGAAATGCTTCCCTTGTCAG GTTTTCACTTTTGGTTCAGTACCCTTGAAGACTTACCTTCCTGATGGTGACATTGATTTAACTGCCTTCAGTAATAATCAAACTTTGAAAGATACATGGGCTTATCAGGTTAGAGATATGTTAGAGGAGgaggagaaaaatgaaaatgctgAATTTCGTGTCAAGGAGGTTCAATACATTCAAGCTGAA GTGAAGTTAATAAAATGTTTAGTTGAAAATATTGTGGTTGACATATCTTTCAATCAGCTAGGCGGTTTGTGTACCCTTTGCTTCCTTGAGGAG GTCGATCATCTGATAAACCAGAATCATTTATTCAAGCGCAGCATTATTTTGATTAAGGCATGGTGTTATTACGAGAGCCGTTTACTGGGTGCTCATCACGGTCTTATTTCAACTTATGCTTTGGAAACCTTAGTTCTTTATATATTTCACATGTTCAACAATTCGTTTGCTGGGCCGCTTGAG GTTCTGTATCGCTTCTTGGAGTTCTTCAGCAACTTTGACTGGGACAACTTTTGTGTTAGCTTGTGGGGACCTGTGCCAATTAGTTCGCTTCCTGATGTCACTG CGGAACCTCCTCGAAAGGATAGTGGCGAATTGCTCCTCAGCAAATTGTTTCTTGACGCCTGTAGCTCTGTATATGCTGTTTTCCCTGCTGGCCAGGAAAACCAAGGACAACCATTTATGTCTAAGCATTTTAATGTGATTGATCCTTTACGAGTAAACAACAACCTTGGCCGCAGTGTGAGTAAAG GTAACTTCTATAGGATACGGAGTGCATTTGGATTTGGTGCCAAACGACTGGCAAGATTACTGGACTGCCCCGAAGAAAATGTCATTCATGAAGTAAATCAGTTCTTTATGAATACATGGGACAGGCATGGCAGTGGTCAAAGGCCAGATGCACCTGGGGCTGAGTTGTGCCCGAGATTGGCATCACTGGATGACCTACCTGACTCCGAGTACTTGAGGGTCAACTCTGGTGAGAAAAAGGTGAATGAAAAATCTTCTGGTCATGGTGTTGAGGTGGAAGGAACTGGATCGCGGATTGTTTCCTCTCAACATGGTAATCATTTAGCTGGAAGCTTCTCTAGAATGAATGATTCAGCTGAATCCTCTTATACCGAGAGCCAAAAGAGTTATGGAAATTTGAGCACCTCAAGGGGATCTGATCAAACGAAAAAGGAGGTCACTTCCACTCAGGTTGTACGTTCTGATAAAAGTCACAGAAATTTGAGATCTGATCAAACAGTGAACGAGACACAGGGTAAGTTTGTTTTTGCTAGAACACGGTCTAGTCCTGAACTGACGGACACATATGGTGAAGTTACTTCTCAAGGAAAGCATGGCAATACTCCAGAGACTGCAAAAATGCAACCTACTCCATTGAGGCAGGATGGCAGGAACTGGAGGAAGAATCAAGGATCTGAAAATTTAGCAAGTCAGAGTGGTCGATCTCTAAACAATGATGCATCATCTATCAGACATTTTCCATCTCATCAAAGTCTTGATGCCGTCGCTGACTCCAACAGTAGATCAAATAGCTTTAACCAAGATGCAGGTTTAGATGCTCCGAATGAAGAGTTCTCATTCACGGGTGGTACACAGGGGATGCATCAGGATGAGCAAGATCTTGTGAACCTGATGGCATCGACTTCACTCCACAGTTTTAATGGACAAGTTCATTTGCCATTTAATTGGGCTTCAGCTCAACTGCCTTTCCCTATCTCACCTTCTGTTCTGGCTTCAATGGGATATAATCAACGAAATTTTCCGGGATTAGTTTCAGCTAATTTTCCTGTGATTGATCCTGCATCTTCCAATATGCAATTTCCTCATGGTATGATTGCGCCCCACTTAAATCATTACATCCCAGGTCTTGGGTTGAGTCCATCTTCTGAAGATACAATTGACCGGAATAGTGAAAACTTTAGTTCTATGGATATGAACTCAGGTGAGGTGATCAAAGACATCTGGCATGAGCCAGATGCAGGCTCCACCGTCGAATTTGACCCAGAAAATGGAAATTATGAAGCACCTCAATGTGATCATAAGCCACATGCAATCCAGTCAGGTTTTGATTTTGTTCCTTCCTCTTGGGTGAGTAGCTCTAGTACTAGAGCTCAGCAGAAGCATACAAAGGAAAAACGTGGGCCAATCAAGGAAGAACATTCTGATGATATTCAGTTTCAGGATAACAGAATGAGGGATGTTtatgctgaagaaagatgggcAAGTTCAAGGTTCTCAACCACTGCTCACAGTAGTTCTGTGAGAAGCAAAACCTCTTCTGAGAGTTCTTGGGATGGTTCTTCTTCTAAAAGTACAAAGTCAACAAGGGGAAGACGGGGAAATAAAACAGGTGCTGCAGAGCCAACTACTGGTTATGGAAAAGGTAAGATGATGTCTGACCATATTTCTAACCATGCTGAGGAGGATGATCAGGATTGGAACTCCGTGTCAACCCTGGGTACTGAAATGGCTGAGGGAAGCCAAGTACCTCAATCTGTTATTTCCATGCACATTGCAAGGCATCATCTGCCTGAATACGAAGGTGCTCAGCCAAGTGGATCCGACTCAATAATGCCCATTGCACCAATGCTCATAGGGCCTGGTTCTCGGCAAAGAATGACTGATAATTCTGGGGTTTTTGCATTTTATCCCACCGGACCACCAGTTCCCTTTCTTACAATGCTCCCAGTATATCCTGATGCATCAACCAGCCACTTTGGAAGAGAAGAATGCTTTGATAATCGTGATTTAGGCCACAACCTTGATCTGTCTGAGGGTCTTGATCACACTGAAAATCTGAATACTTCCCATGCTATTAGAGGAGCTACTTCCATAGAAGCATCTGGTGGACACAGGTCTGATATACTTAACAGTGACTTTGCTAGTCATTGGCAAAACTTACAATATGGACGGTTTTGCCAAAATCCAAGGCATCCCGGGCCTCTTGTTTATCCTTCTCCTGTTATGGTACCACCTGCATACTTACAGGGTCGTTTCCCATGGGATGGTCCTGGAAGACCGTCGTCAGCCAACATGAACCTTTTTACTCAGCTGATGAACTATGGTCCTCGTGTATTACCCATTTCACCGCTACAGTCTGTTGCAAATAGACCTCCCAATATGTTTCAACAATATGTGGATGACATACCAAGATATCGTAGCGGGACAGGAACATATTTGCCAAATCCA AAGGCTTCAGTCAGGGATCGACACGCTCCTGGTACAAGAAGGGGGAGTTACAACCATGACAGAAACGATAATTATGGTGAGGGGAACTGGAATGCAAATTCAAAATCCCGTGCTGGTGGTCGCAACTACAACCGCAGCCAATCTGAGAAAGTAAACTCAAGATTGGATCGTCCAGTGTCCAGTGAGAGCCGAACTGACAGGTCATGGAGCTCCTCTCATAGACACGACTCCTTCCCTTCATATCAGTCCCAAAATGGTCCATTGCATGCAAACTCAAGCCCAAGTGTCCCTCCCAATATGGTGTATGGCATGTATCCTCTATCATCAATGAACCCTAGTGCAGCGTCTTCAAATGGACCTGGTGGCCCTCCAGTTGTAATGTTTTATCCATACGACCATAATTCTACTTATAATAATTCACATGGAGAACAGCTTGAGTTTGGGTCTATGGGTCCCGTAGGCTTCTCAGGTACAAATGAACAAGCCCAGCCAGGTGATGGAAGTCGACCAAAGGGAGCAATTGAAGAACAGAGATTTCATGCAGTCTCTGGGCAACGGTCTTCCCCTGATCAACCATCTTCACCTCATTATCAAAG AAAGAAGACTGAGAAGTGGTGA
- the LOC101252826 gene encoding uncharacterized protein isoform X2, translating to MFNNSFAGPLEVLYRFLEFFSNFDWDNFCVSLWGPVPISSLPDVTAEPPRKDSGELLLSKLFLDACSSVYAVFPAGQENQGQPFMSKHFNVIDPLRVNNNLGRSVSKGNFYRIRSAFGFGAKRLARLLDCPEENVIHEVNQFFMNTWDRHGSGQRPDAPGAELCPRLASLDDLPDSEYLRVNSGEKKVNEKSSGHGVEVEGTGSRIVSSQHGNHLAGSFSRMNDSAESSYTESQKSYGNLSTSRGSDQTKKEVTSTQVVRSDKSHRNLRSDQTVNETQGKFVFARTRSSPELTDTYGEVTSQGKHGNTPETAKMQPTPLRQDGRNWRKNQGSENLASQSGRSLNNDASSIRHFPSHQSLDAVADSNSRSNSFNQDAGLDAPNEEFSFTGGTQGMHQDEQDLVNLMASTSLHSFNGQVHLPFNWASAQLPFPISPSVLASMGYNQRNFPGLVSANFPVIDPASSNMQFPHGMIAPHLNHYIPGLGLSPSSEDTIDRNSENFSSMDMNSGEVIKDIWHEPDAGSTVEFDPENGNYEAPQCDHKPHAIQSGFDFVPSSWVSSSSTRAQQKHTKEKRGPIKEEHSDDIQFQDNRMRDVYAEERWASSRFSTTAHSSSVRSKTSSESSWDGSSSKSTKSTRGRRGNKTGAAEPTTGYGKGKMMSDHISNHAEEDDQDWNSVSTLGTEMAEGSQVPQSVISMHIARHHLPEYEGAQPSGSDSIMPIAPMLIGPGSRQRMTDNSGVFAFYPTGPPVPFLTMLPVYPDASTSHFGREECFDNRDLGHNLDLSEGLDHTENLNTSHAIRGATSIEASGGHRSDILNSDFASHWQNLQYGRFCQNPRHPGPLVYPSPVMVPPAYLQGRFPWDGPGRPSSANMNLFTQLMNYGPRVLPISPLQSVANRPPNMFQQYVDDIPRYRSGTGTYLPNPKASVRDRHAPGTRRGSYNHDRNDNYGEGNWNANSKSRAGGRNYNRSQSEKVNSRLDRPVSSESRTDRSWSSSHRHDSFPSYQSQNGPLHANSSPSVPPNMVYGMYPLSSMNPSAASSNGPGGPPVVMFYPYDHNSTYNNSHGEQLEFGSMGPVGFSGTNEQAQPGDGSRPKGAIEEQRFHAVSGQRSSPDQPSSPHYQRKKTEKW from the exons ATGTTCAACAATTCGTTTGCTGGGCCGCTTGAG GTTCTGTATCGCTTCTTGGAGTTCTTCAGCAACTTTGACTGGGACAACTTTTGTGTTAGCTTGTGGGGACCTGTGCCAATTAGTTCGCTTCCTGATGTCACTG CGGAACCTCCTCGAAAGGATAGTGGCGAATTGCTCCTCAGCAAATTGTTTCTTGACGCCTGTAGCTCTGTATATGCTGTTTTCCCTGCTGGCCAGGAAAACCAAGGACAACCATTTATGTCTAAGCATTTTAATGTGATTGATCCTTTACGAGTAAACAACAACCTTGGCCGCAGTGTGAGTAAAG GTAACTTCTATAGGATACGGAGTGCATTTGGATTTGGTGCCAAACGACTGGCAAGATTACTGGACTGCCCCGAAGAAAATGTCATTCATGAAGTAAATCAGTTCTTTATGAATACATGGGACAGGCATGGCAGTGGTCAAAGGCCAGATGCACCTGGGGCTGAGTTGTGCCCGAGATTGGCATCACTGGATGACCTACCTGACTCCGAGTACTTGAGGGTCAACTCTGGTGAGAAAAAGGTGAATGAAAAATCTTCTGGTCATGGTGTTGAGGTGGAAGGAACTGGATCGCGGATTGTTTCCTCTCAACATGGTAATCATTTAGCTGGAAGCTTCTCTAGAATGAATGATTCAGCTGAATCCTCTTATACCGAGAGCCAAAAGAGTTATGGAAATTTGAGCACCTCAAGGGGATCTGATCAAACGAAAAAGGAGGTCACTTCCACTCAGGTTGTACGTTCTGATAAAAGTCACAGAAATTTGAGATCTGATCAAACAGTGAACGAGACACAGGGTAAGTTTGTTTTTGCTAGAACACGGTCTAGTCCTGAACTGACGGACACATATGGTGAAGTTACTTCTCAAGGAAAGCATGGCAATACTCCAGAGACTGCAAAAATGCAACCTACTCCATTGAGGCAGGATGGCAGGAACTGGAGGAAGAATCAAGGATCTGAAAATTTAGCAAGTCAGAGTGGTCGATCTCTAAACAATGATGCATCATCTATCAGACATTTTCCATCTCATCAAAGTCTTGATGCCGTCGCTGACTCCAACAGTAGATCAAATAGCTTTAACCAAGATGCAGGTTTAGATGCTCCGAATGAAGAGTTCTCATTCACGGGTGGTACACAGGGGATGCATCAGGATGAGCAAGATCTTGTGAACCTGATGGCATCGACTTCACTCCACAGTTTTAATGGACAAGTTCATTTGCCATTTAATTGGGCTTCAGCTCAACTGCCTTTCCCTATCTCACCTTCTGTTCTGGCTTCAATGGGATATAATCAACGAAATTTTCCGGGATTAGTTTCAGCTAATTTTCCTGTGATTGATCCTGCATCTTCCAATATGCAATTTCCTCATGGTATGATTGCGCCCCACTTAAATCATTACATCCCAGGTCTTGGGTTGAGTCCATCTTCTGAAGATACAATTGACCGGAATAGTGAAAACTTTAGTTCTATGGATATGAACTCAGGTGAGGTGATCAAAGACATCTGGCATGAGCCAGATGCAGGCTCCACCGTCGAATTTGACCCAGAAAATGGAAATTATGAAGCACCTCAATGTGATCATAAGCCACATGCAATCCAGTCAGGTTTTGATTTTGTTCCTTCCTCTTGGGTGAGTAGCTCTAGTACTAGAGCTCAGCAGAAGCATACAAAGGAAAAACGTGGGCCAATCAAGGAAGAACATTCTGATGATATTCAGTTTCAGGATAACAGAATGAGGGATGTTtatgctgaagaaagatgggcAAGTTCAAGGTTCTCAACCACTGCTCACAGTAGTTCTGTGAGAAGCAAAACCTCTTCTGAGAGTTCTTGGGATGGTTCTTCTTCTAAAAGTACAAAGTCAACAAGGGGAAGACGGGGAAATAAAACAGGTGCTGCAGAGCCAACTACTGGTTATGGAAAAGGTAAGATGATGTCTGACCATATTTCTAACCATGCTGAGGAGGATGATCAGGATTGGAACTCCGTGTCAACCCTGGGTACTGAAATGGCTGAGGGAAGCCAAGTACCTCAATCTGTTATTTCCATGCACATTGCAAGGCATCATCTGCCTGAATACGAAGGTGCTCAGCCAAGTGGATCCGACTCAATAATGCCCATTGCACCAATGCTCATAGGGCCTGGTTCTCGGCAAAGAATGACTGATAATTCTGGGGTTTTTGCATTTTATCCCACCGGACCACCAGTTCCCTTTCTTACAATGCTCCCAGTATATCCTGATGCATCAACCAGCCACTTTGGAAGAGAAGAATGCTTTGATAATCGTGATTTAGGCCACAACCTTGATCTGTCTGAGGGTCTTGATCACACTGAAAATCTGAATACTTCCCATGCTATTAGAGGAGCTACTTCCATAGAAGCATCTGGTGGACACAGGTCTGATATACTTAACAGTGACTTTGCTAGTCATTGGCAAAACTTACAATATGGACGGTTTTGCCAAAATCCAAGGCATCCCGGGCCTCTTGTTTATCCTTCTCCTGTTATGGTACCACCTGCATACTTACAGGGTCGTTTCCCATGGGATGGTCCTGGAAGACCGTCGTCAGCCAACATGAACCTTTTTACTCAGCTGATGAACTATGGTCCTCGTGTATTACCCATTTCACCGCTACAGTCTGTTGCAAATAGACCTCCCAATATGTTTCAACAATATGTGGATGACATACCAAGATATCGTAGCGGGACAGGAACATATTTGCCAAATCCA AAGGCTTCAGTCAGGGATCGACACGCTCCTGGTACAAGAAGGGGGAGTTACAACCATGACAGAAACGATAATTATGGTGAGGGGAACTGGAATGCAAATTCAAAATCCCGTGCTGGTGGTCGCAACTACAACCGCAGCCAATCTGAGAAAGTAAACTCAAGATTGGATCGTCCAGTGTCCAGTGAGAGCCGAACTGACAGGTCATGGAGCTCCTCTCATAGACACGACTCCTTCCCTTCATATCAGTCCCAAAATGGTCCATTGCATGCAAACTCAAGCCCAAGTGTCCCTCCCAATATGGTGTATGGCATGTATCCTCTATCATCAATGAACCCTAGTGCAGCGTCTTCAAATGGACCTGGTGGCCCTCCAGTTGTAATGTTTTATCCATACGACCATAATTCTACTTATAATAATTCACATGGAGAACAGCTTGAGTTTGGGTCTATGGGTCCCGTAGGCTTCTCAGGTACAAATGAACAAGCCCAGCCAGGTGATGGAAGTCGACCAAAGGGAGCAATTGAAGAACAGAGATTTCATGCAGTCTCTGGGCAACGGTCTTCCCCTGATCAACCATCTTCACCTCATTATCAAAG AAAGAAGACTGAGAAGTGGTGA